From one Montipora capricornis isolate CH-2021 chromosome 10, ASM3666992v2, whole genome shotgun sequence genomic stretch:
- the LOC138021783 gene encoding C-reactive protein-like has protein sequence MFSTDGFSVLFVVFSHLIRLGSFCDSDQDQCRELLFHPDKAFSGQRLINHLIRVTDVKSEAFCQMLCYLEPDCVSYNFQMESGEPESHQCELNNSTYEDHRNDLKLNPAYEYHGAENACVRNLCKNKGTCQTGFTDRGYRCLCATGFGGHNCEERVGTSSQENDYTLLFPHRGTEDYVITHGMPELTALTVCLWMRTNDTQNKGTPLSYNLQAGGDKEELVLWDYKDFEFIIGGKGSKTGVSAIDGLWHHICVTWDNSDGSWKLYKDGKKKKDGKFKTGPVIRTGGALVLGQEQDSFGGSFNAKQCFIGEMTGVNIWDQVKDEEEIQRMSKSCSIGLGNVFRWAHFKSHLRGSLKVTPLPTC, from the exons ATGTTTTCCACAGACGGTTTCAGTGTTTTGTTCGTCGTGTTCTCACACCTTATACGTCTTGGAAGCTTCTGCGATTCGGATCAAG ACCAATGTCGTGAATTACTATTTCATCCCGATAAAGCATTTAGTGGACAACGTCTGATAAATCACCTTATACGAGTCACTGATGTCAAAAGCGAAGCCTTTTGCCAGATGCTCTGCTACTTAGAGCCGGATTGTGTCAGTTATAATTTCCAAATGGAGTCCGGTGAACCTGAAAGCCACCAATGTGAATTGAACAATTCAACTTATGAAGACCACAGGAATGACCTGAAATTGAACCCAGCGTACGAATACCACGGGGCTGAG AATGCTTGTGTGCGCAACCtatgcaaaaacaaaggaacCTGTCAAACTGGTTTTACAGACCGAGGATATCGTTGCCTATGTGCTACAGGGTTCGGAGGACATAACTGCGAAGAAC GTGTGGGTACATCCTCACAAGAAAACGATTACACTCTGCTGTTCCCACACAGAGGAACTGAGGATTATGTCATCACACATGGAATGCCAGAGCTCACTGCACTGACGGTCTGTTTATGGATGAGAACCAATGATACGCAGAATAAGGGAACGCCTCTAAGCTACAACTTGCAAGCAGGTGGCGATAAGGAAGAACTTGTCCTGTGGGACTACAAGGACTTTGAATTTATCATTGGAGGGAAGGGAAG CAAAACTGGTGTATCTGCAATCGATGGGTTGTGGCATCACATCTGTGTAACGTGGGATAACAGCGACGGTTCTTGGAAACTCTATAAAGATGGCAAGAAGAAAAAGGATGGGAAGTTTAAAACAG GGCCTGTGATTCGCACTGGCGGAGCTCTGGTACTGGGCCAGGAGCAAGACAGCTTTGGGGGATCCTTTAACGCCAAACAGTGCTTCATCGGTGAAATGACAGGTGTCAATATCTGGGATCAAGTTAAAGACGAGGAAGAGATACAGCGGATGTCTAAGTCGTGTTCTATAGGGCTCGGCAATGTGTTCCGTTGGGCCCACTTTAAGTCTCATTTGCGAGGCTCGTTAAAAGTAACTCCGCTACCCACTTGTTAA